In the genome of Natronomonas salina, the window CGTCGGTCCAGGCCTCCGTGAGGTAGAGCTCTTCGTCGACGACGGGTGGATAGACCGCGCGGTCGCCGAGGACGGACCACGCGATTTCGGCATCCTCGCCCGGCCCGGTCGCGTCGGGAACGTATCGAGAGTTTCGTGCGTCGTAGTTGACCTGCGGCCACGTCCCCTCGGCGATCCAGTCGGCCGGTGGTTCTGTGGGTTGGTCGCTCGGATTCGACTCGGACAAACAGCCCGCGAGCCCGGCTCCGAAGACGCTTCCTGTCGTGGCGAGGAGCTGACGGCGGTGCATACGCGTTCGTGAATCAGTACCAGTATCTCTCTTGTGGTGGCTCAAACCGGTGTTTGAGTTATGGCTCGCCTCACTGGATGAACGTTGAGAACCCACAACTATGGTTCGTTTCCACCTCGAAAGCCCTCGGCGCGCTCGCGGTCGCTGGCAGGATATCCTCACTCCGTTCGGACACGCGGAGCGTGATGACGCGCCTTCGCGGCTTGTGTTATAGGACTATACGCGGCCCTTTTCGACCACGATCTCGAGGTTCTACGAATCAGCTGGTTAGCTCCCTTCGTCTCCGTCTATTCTCGATGGAAGTTCAGTGGTCCAAATCCAGAAGTTGGTAATCGTCTCGGCGGTATCACAAAGGCCGTCACGCTGAGTGGGCTTCTTGATGTAGGCATTCGCGCCCAAGTCGTAGGCTCGCCGGATTTTCTCCTCGTTCTCATCTTCGCCTAACACGACGGTGGGAGTACCCCGAAGGTTCTCAGTCTCGGCCATCGCTCGAAGTACGTCTTCTGCTGTGGTGTTGGTGAGAAGCCCCGTAGAGAGAAGGAAAAGGTTGGGATGTGGGGAATCGCTGTAGACGCCGTGATTGCGGAGGAAGTCAAGAGCTTCGTCTCCGGAGTCAACGAGATACGTGGATTCAGTGGTATCGTGCAGTGGCTCAAAGAGGGGATCAGCGTCGGTGGGGTTTGATTCGACGAGGAGGACAGTGGGCGGCCCCTTCTCCGAGAGCGGGTATTCATCTCGTCGCGATATCACTTGAAGACAGATAAGCGACCAGCCGAGAGATATCCAATTGGTTTGTCCCCGAAGACTCAACCCACCCGAATCATTTTCGTGCTACTCGTTCTACATTAGACTACCATGGTAGCAGTGGGCGTCCACCCTCAAACCGACAAGAGGTTGCGACGAACACAACCTGTTCGTTACACGGTGATGCCTCGGACTCCGACGGCATCTCATTGTCCGGGTCACAGCCCTCCAAAGGAGGTAACGAACGTTCCCCCGGCGGCCCGCCGATTCCCTCCGAATGGGGTTGGAACTTCGAAAGCTACGCTAGCCGAAATCGAAAGCCCGGGTTCCAGAGCCTTCAGACAGTGGCAGCGGCCAAACCCAACGGAGGCCCAACGTATGGCGGCCCGGCGACCACCGAGGAAACCGGACCGTCGGTTCCGATTTGGGACTGATTCGGTGGACACGCTGGGGGGTGGCGACTAGTGAGTCTCGATGAACCGCCAGGCGATCTCCGCGATCGGGCCAAGCGGAACTACGAATACGTAAAAAACGAGATTATCTCTGAGAAGAAACGAGCTATTCTGTCAGAATACACGGTTGACGACTTTGACAGTATACTGCTCATCGTGACGGCTCCGAGAGGAGGCAGTAGCCTCCTTTTCGACATTCTTCGCCATCATGAAGGAACGTGTAGTCTGGATGGTGAACACGATCGATGGCTCACGCTGAACGGGATTTGTTACCCGACACTCGAGTCCGACGTCGTTCCAGCCGACTTCGAATCGTTCGACCGGGAGAAACTCCTGACTGACCTCCTCGCCGAGGTCGGAGCAACCGAACGCTCCGGCGACCGAACGCACCGTGTGGATAACACGCTCGTCCGACTTCCGTTGCAGTTCCCCAATCGAGACCTCCCATACGAGCAGATACGCGACCAGCTTCTTGAGGGCGTATCACTCGATGCGATACTCGAGGACCTCGACATTCTGCCGTTGCAGTACGATGAATACGCAGAGCGAGACGCAAACAGCCCGTTCGAAACTGAAACGTTCGAGGACCGACCGTTCGTCTCCTCACACCGTCACAAGCGTGGTCTCACAGCGGCGGATTTCGAGCGGACGCTCGTCCTCAAAGCAAGTGGTGACGCATACCGGCTTCCGTGGATCCGCGAACAGCTGTTCCCCGAGACCGATGTCAACGTTGTTCACCTCACGCGGAATCCTGCAGCGTCGGTTAACGGACTCTACGACGGCTGGCGGCTGAACAGAGGGTTCCAGACGTACAACGTGGGCGATCTCAATCTCAACGATTACGACGGCTCGCTATGGTGCTACGATCTCCCGCCGGGCTGGGAGACGGAGGGAAACCTCATCGATGTCTGCCTGCTGCAATGGGTCCAAGCCCACCGCCATATCCTCGATCACCGCGATGCGTTCGAAGACGTCCTTCGCGTCCGATTCGAGGATCTCCTCACCGACACTCGCTCCACCATCACGGAGATCGTCGAGTTCGCCGATCTCGGTGAGTCACCACTGCTCTCCGAGAACGTCGAAGACCCCAATAAGGTGATGACGACGAAGGAGCCGAGGCACGCTCGCTGGCGAGACAGAGAGGAGCTCGTCAAGAACGCGCTCGATCGAGCCGATGAGACGTATACCGAGGTGGCCACGGAATTGGGATACACGGAGGAGTCCGAATGGATCTAGGCGTATCGCCAACGGAGGAGCACAGCAGTAAGAGGACATCTGTCGATTACCGACGGGCCGATATCCGCCGAAGTCAACGATGACTAACCTCGCAATTGCGGTCGACGAGGCGATACACATGCACTACGAGACACCGAATGGTGAGTCGACCCCGGCCGAGGCGTATAATACCGAAAGCACGACCGTCAATGCGATTCGGGAAGAAACGGATCGAGCCGTTCGTCTCACAGGAGGGCCCACCTGATGTCGGGAACGACCATTTGGCTCTTCGGGCTGCCCTGTTCTGGAAAGACGACACTCGCTGAGGGGTTGATCGGGCCGTCTACGGTCCATCTGGACGGAGATTATCTTCGGAACACGCTCAACTCCGATCTCGGGTTCTCGAAGGAGGATCGAACGGAGAACCTCAGACGGGCTGCTGGCGTCGCGCAAGCGTTGAACGAACAGGGATTCGACGTCGTCGCGTCGTTCATCACCCCCTATCGTTCTCAGCGAGACCTAATCGCCGAGATGGTTGATGACATTTCGTTCATACACGTCAATGCGCCGCTCGATGTGTGCGAAGAACGCGATGTGAAGGGAATGTACGAGCAGGCTCGTAAGGGCGAGATCGAGGGCTTTACGGGTATCGATGCGCCGTTCGAGGAGCCAGAGGGCGAGGAGTCTGGACTGGAGGTTCGGACGGCGACGCACTCGAAGGAG includes:
- a CDS encoding sulfotransferase domain-containing protein, with the translated sequence MSLDEPPGDLRDRAKRNYEYVKNEIISEKKRAILSEYTVDDFDSILLIVTAPRGGSSLLFDILRHHEGTCSLDGEHDRWLTLNGICYPTLESDVVPADFESFDREKLLTDLLAEVGATERSGDRTHRVDNTLVRLPLQFPNRDLPYEQIRDQLLEGVSLDAILEDLDILPLQYDEYAERDANSPFETETFEDRPFVSSHRHKRGLTAADFERTLVLKASGDAYRLPWIREQLFPETDVNVVHLTRNPAASVNGLYDGWRLNRGFQTYNVGDLNLNDYDGSLWCYDLPPGWETEGNLIDVCLLQWVQAHRHILDHRDAFEDVLRVRFEDLLTDTRSTITEIVEFADLGESPLLSENVEDPNKVMTTKEPRHARWRDREELVKNALDRADETYTEVATELGYTEESEWI
- the cysC gene encoding adenylyl-sulfate kinase, producing the protein MSGTTIWLFGLPCSGKTTLAEGLIGPSTVHLDGDYLRNTLNSDLGFSKEDRTENLRRAAGVAQALNEQGFDVVASFITPYRSQRDLIAEMVDDISFIHVNAPLDVCEERDVKGMYEQARKGEIEGFTGIDAPFEEPEGEESGLEVRTATHSKEESLKKITTELDLKFSPSHIFIGRWQPFHDGHRTIIDSAADNGKNVIIAIRDTELSEKNPLTAQERQELIEDVYEDHPNVETMIIPDVDTVAIGRDVGYSVVSVPEEIAEISGTETREAYEKSELLTGQHLDD